From one Zhongshania sp. R06B22 genomic stretch:
- a CDS encoding YkvA family protein: protein MQIFSTKRAQKVLDNGAADVTESQIDLALSNRQRILNKVLHSVSLSPYIEQVKTLFSLLQDYVKGEYREIPWWSLGSIVTALLYILLPFDAMPDFIPIAGFLDDAVVLKLCLDMITKDLVTYTQFKAQETSKTSEAGNQG, encoded by the coding sequence TTGATAATGGCGCCGCCGACGTAACAGAATCTCAAATTGATTTAGCCTTGAGCAATAGGCAGCGCATACTCAATAAGGTATTACACAGCGTTTCCCTCTCGCCCTATATCGAGCAAGTTAAAACGCTGTTCAGCCTACTTCAAGATTATGTGAAAGGTGAATACCGAGAAATTCCTTGGTGGTCACTGGGGTCTATAGTGACAGCCCTGCTATACATCTTGCTGCCATTCGATGCGATGCCAGACTTTATTCCTATCGCAGGCTTTTTAGATGACGCGGTGGTGCTTAAATTATGCCTAGACATGATCACAAAGGATTTAGTGACCTACACTCAATTCAAAGCTCAAGAAACCAGCAAGACCAGCGAAGCAGGAAACCAGGGTTAA
- the rmuC gene encoding DNA recombination protein RmuC, with protein sequence MLTDLDTSLLILLAGVALLGLCLGVGLAVLLLGRSKRLHIQMLEERASTLQLAFDEQRAASLDLGKQLEETRNLAVSHEREVAVLNAQLLMQGQALSSAQDTLRTTEEKNSALNDALARKESAFSHLQTATTEQIALLSDAKKQLTDQFEQLANRIFEEKSQRFQVHSRDALEVQLKPFREQLTEFRGRVDHIYDNENRERGELKEQLKNLQEMNRSISKEAQNLTRALKGDNKAQGNWGEVILERVLEESGLRKGHEYETQVSFTDDSGRRRQPDVIVHLPDDKDIIIDAKVSLVAYERYCSSDDEAERQTLLREHAQSVKAHINGLSTKGYEHIEGLRTLDFVFIFIPVEAAFMAAFEHDPELFRDAYEKNIIVVGPTTLLATLRTVQSIWRYERQNQNAEEIARQAGALHDQFALVVQSLEDVGKHLDRGRDAYEKTLNRMTLGKGNLVSRVSRLETLGAKVKKTLPTSLTDRAEIEGRDFDDK encoded by the coding sequence GTGCTCACAGATTTAGATACTTCACTTTTAATATTGCTTGCTGGTGTCGCCTTGCTAGGTTTGTGTCTCGGCGTCGGGCTCGCAGTACTATTATTGGGGCGTAGCAAACGATTACACATTCAGATGTTGGAGGAGCGAGCTAGCACATTACAGTTAGCTTTCGATGAACAGCGCGCAGCCAGCCTCGACTTAGGAAAACAGCTTGAAGAAACCAGGAATCTAGCGGTATCCCATGAGCGAGAAGTTGCCGTTCTTAATGCGCAGTTGCTGATGCAGGGGCAGGCGCTTAGCAGTGCACAGGACACACTGAGAACGACAGAAGAAAAAAATAGCGCGCTGAATGATGCCCTGGCGAGAAAGGAAAGCGCCTTTAGCCATTTACAAACTGCCACCACAGAACAGATCGCGCTGCTTAGTGATGCCAAAAAGCAGTTAACGGATCAATTTGAACAGCTCGCCAATCGTATATTCGAAGAAAAAAGTCAGCGGTTTCAGGTGCACAGCCGCGACGCTTTGGAGGTGCAATTAAAACCCTTTCGAGAACAGCTTACAGAATTTCGTGGCCGCGTAGACCATATTTATGACAATGAAAATCGTGAGCGTGGCGAGCTGAAAGAGCAACTTAAAAATCTTCAAGAAATGAACCGCAGTATTAGTAAAGAGGCGCAAAATCTGACCCGTGCTTTAAAGGGCGACAATAAAGCGCAGGGCAACTGGGGAGAGGTGATTTTAGAGCGGGTGCTGGAGGAGTCTGGACTTCGCAAAGGTCACGAGTATGAAACTCAGGTGAGTTTTACTGACGACAGCGGTCGACGAAGGCAGCCTGATGTCATTGTTCATTTACCCGACGACAAAGATATTATTATCGACGCCAAGGTGTCCCTAGTTGCTTATGAGCGCTACTGCAGCAGCGACGACGAGGCAGAACGTCAAACACTGCTGCGCGAGCATGCGCAATCAGTGAAGGCCCATATTAACGGGCTAAGCACCAAGGGCTATGAGCATATAGAAGGCCTGCGGACACTCGATTTTGTATTTATTTTTATTCCAGTGGAAGCGGCCTTTATGGCGGCGTTTGAGCATGATCCGGAATTGTTCCGCGATGCGTATGAGAAAAATATTATTGTGGTGGGGCCAACCACCTTGTTGGCAACGCTGCGGACGGTACAAAGTATTTGGCGTTACGAGCGGCAGAATCAAAATGCGGAGGAAATCGCAAGGCAGGCGGGTGCGCTTCACGACCAGTTCGCGCTTGTTGTGCAGTCTTTAGAAGACGTTGGCAAGCATCTTGACCGTGGCCGTGATGCTTATGAGAAAACCCTTAATCGAATGACCTTGGGTAAAGGTAACTTGGTGTCTCGAGTTAGTCGCTTAGAGACGCTGGGAGCTAAGGTCAAAAAGACCTTGCCGACATCGCTTACAGATCGCGCCGAGATAGAGGGTAGAGATTTTGACGATAAATAA
- the bcp gene encoding thioredoxin-dependent thiol peroxidase translates to MTLPKVGNLAPAFSLSDQDGNTVSLKDFKGKKGVVLYFYPRASTPGCTLQACGLRDVHGELDKLGYQSLGVSFDPVAKIKKFHDKYELNFPLLSDEDHATIDKYGCWQLKKFMGKENMGTVRTTFIIGKDGRLLKIMDTFKTKTHHETLLEVLAELT, encoded by the coding sequence GTGACATTACCTAAAGTTGGAAATTTAGCACCTGCGTTTTCACTCAGTGATCAGGACGGTAATACCGTTAGCCTGAAAGATTTCAAAGGCAAAAAAGGTGTGGTGTTGTATTTTTACCCCCGTGCATCGACACCTGGATGTACCCTGCAAGCCTGCGGCTTGCGAGATGTTCACGGAGAGCTGGATAAGCTGGGCTACCAATCACTGGGGGTAAGCTTTGACCCGGTGGCTAAGATTAAGAAATTCCATGACAAATACGAACTTAATTTCCCCTTACTCTCAGACGAAGATCACGCCACTATCGATAAATATGGCTGCTGGCAGCTCAAAAAGTTTATGGGTAAGGAAAATATGGGCACCGTTAGAACAACGTTTATCATTGGCAAAGACGGGCGGCTACTTAAGATTATGGACACCTTTAAAACCAAAACACATCACGAAACTTTGCTGGAAGTGTTGGCTGAGCTAACTTAA